One stretch of Streptomyces sp. 135 DNA includes these proteins:
- a CDS encoding Crp/Fnr family transcriptional regulator — protein MDDVLRRAPLFAALDDEQAAELRASMSEVTLARGDALFHEGDPGDRLYVVTEGKVKLHRTSPDGRENMLAVLGPGELIGELSLFDPGPRTATASALTEVKLLGLGHGDLQPWLNARPEVAAALLRAVARRLRKTNDQMSDLVFSDVPGRVARALLDLSRRFGVQSEEGIHVVHDLTQEELAQLVGASRETVNKALADFAGRGWLRLEARAVILLDVERLAKRSR, from the coding sequence GTGGACGACGTTCTGCGGCGCGCCCCGCTCTTCGCGGCGCTCGATGACGAGCAGGCCGCGGAGCTCCGCGCCTCCATGAGTGAGGTGACGCTCGCACGCGGGGATGCGCTTTTCCATGAGGGCGACCCCGGAGACCGCCTGTATGTGGTCACCGAGGGCAAGGTGAAGCTCCACCGCACCTCGCCCGACGGCCGGGAGAACATGCTCGCGGTGCTCGGCCCCGGTGAGCTGATCGGTGAGCTGTCGCTCTTCGACCCCGGCCCGCGGACGGCCACGGCCTCCGCCCTCACCGAGGTGAAGCTGCTCGGCCTCGGCCACGGCGACCTCCAGCCCTGGCTGAACGCCCGGCCCGAGGTGGCCGCCGCGCTGCTGCGCGCCGTCGCCCGGCGCCTTCGCAAGACCAACGACCAGATGTCCGACCTGGTCTTCTCCGACGTGCCGGGCCGCGTGGCCCGCGCGCTGCTCGACCTGTCGCGCCGCTTCGGCGTGCAGTCCGAGGAGGGCATCCACGTCGTGCACGACCTCACGCAGGAAGAGCTCGCCCAGCTGGTCGGCGCCTCCCGCGAGACGGTCAACAAGGCCCTGGCGGACTTCGCGGGCCGCGGCTGGCTGCGCCTGGAGGCGCGCGCGGTGATCCTGCTGGACGTCGAGCGCCTCGCCAAGCGGTCGCGCTGA
- the acs gene encoding acetate--CoA ligase: MSNESLANLLKEERRFAPPAELAAAANVTAAAYEQAKADRLGFWAEQARRLTWATEPTETLDWSNPPFAKWFADGKLNVAYNCVDRHVEAGNGDRVAIHFEGEPGDGRAITYAELKDEVSRAANALTELGVQKGDRVAVYLPMIPEAVIAMLACARIGATHSVVFGGFSADAIAARIEDADAKVVITADGGYRRGKPSALKPAVDEAVGRVEGVRHVLVVRRTGQDVSWAEGRDVWWHEITQKQSAEHTPEAFDAEHPLFILYTSGTTGKPKGILHTSGGYLTQTAYTHHAVFDLKPSSDVYWCTADIGWVTGHSYITYGPLANGATQVMYEGTPDTPHQGRFWEIIQKYGVTILYTAPTAIRTFMKWGDDIPAKFDLSSLRVLGSVGEPINPEAWMWYRKNIGGDKCPIVDTWWQTETGAMMISPLPGVTETKPGSAQRALPGISATVVDDEANEVPDGGGGYLVLTEPWPSMLRTIWGDDQRFLDTYWSRFEGRYFAGDGAKKDEDGDIWLLGRVDDVMLVSGHNISTTEVESALVSHPSVAEAAVVGAADETTGQAIVAFVILRGTANAEDEGLVADLRNHVGTTLGPIAKPKRVLPVAELPKTRSGKIMRRLLRDVAENRELGDVTTLTDSSVMELIQSKLPAAPSED; the protein is encoded by the coding sequence GTGAGCAATGAAAGCCTGGCCAACCTCTTGAAGGAGGAGCGTCGCTTCGCGCCGCCCGCGGAGCTGGCGGCCGCCGCCAACGTCACCGCGGCGGCGTACGAACAGGCCAAGGCTGACCGGCTCGGCTTCTGGGCCGAGCAGGCCCGCCGGCTGACCTGGGCCACGGAACCGACCGAGACGCTCGACTGGTCGAACCCGCCGTTCGCCAAGTGGTTCGCCGACGGGAAGCTCAACGTCGCGTACAACTGCGTCGACCGACACGTCGAGGCGGGCAACGGCGACCGCGTCGCGATCCACTTCGAGGGTGAGCCCGGCGACGGCCGGGCCATCACCTACGCCGAGCTCAAGGACGAGGTCAGCCGGGCGGCCAACGCCCTGACCGAGCTGGGCGTCCAGAAGGGCGACCGCGTCGCCGTCTATCTGCCGATGATCCCCGAGGCGGTCATCGCGATGCTCGCCTGCGCCCGTATCGGCGCCACGCACTCGGTGGTCTTCGGCGGCTTCTCCGCGGACGCCATCGCCGCCCGCATCGAGGACGCCGACGCCAAGGTCGTCATCACGGCTGACGGCGGTTACCGCAGGGGCAAGCCCTCCGCGCTCAAGCCCGCCGTGGACGAGGCCGTCGGCCGCGTCGAGGGCGTGCGCCACGTCCTCGTGGTGCGCCGCACCGGCCAGGACGTGTCCTGGGCCGAGGGCCGCGACGTGTGGTGGCACGAGATCACCCAGAAGCAGTCCGCCGAGCACACCCCCGAGGCGTTCGACGCCGAGCACCCGCTCTTCATCCTCTACACGTCGGGCACCACGGGTAAGCCGAAGGGCATCCTGCACACCTCCGGCGGCTATCTCACGCAGACGGCCTACACCCACCACGCCGTCTTCGACCTCAAGCCCTCGAGCGACGTCTACTGGTGCACGGCCGACATCGGCTGGGTCACCGGCCACTCGTACATCACGTACGGCCCGCTGGCGAACGGCGCGACGCAGGTGATGTACGAGGGCACCCCCGACACCCCTCACCAGGGCCGCTTCTGGGAGATCATCCAGAAGTACGGGGTCACGATCCTGTACACCGCCCCCACGGCGATCCGTACGTTCATGAAGTGGGGCGACGACATCCCCGCGAAGTTCGACCTCAGCAGCCTGCGGGTCCTCGGTTCGGTCGGCGAGCCGATCAACCCCGAGGCGTGGATGTGGTACCGGAAGAACATCGGCGGCGACAAGTGCCCCATCGTGGACACCTGGTGGCAGACCGAGACCGGCGCGATGATGATCTCGCCGCTGCCGGGCGTGACCGAGACGAAGCCGGGAAGCGCCCAGCGCGCGCTGCCGGGCATCAGCGCCACCGTCGTCGACGACGAGGCGAACGAAGTGCCGGACGGCGGCGGTGGCTACCTCGTCCTCACCGAACCGTGGCCGTCGATGCTGCGCACCATCTGGGGCGACGACCAGCGGTTCCTCGACACGTACTGGTCGCGCTTCGAGGGCCGGTACTTCGCCGGTGACGGCGCGAAGAAGGACGAGGACGGCGACATCTGGCTGCTCGGCCGCGTGGACGACGTGATGCTCGTGTCCGGGCACAACATCTCCACCACCGAGGTCGAGTCCGCGCTCGTCTCGCACCCGTCGGTCGCCGAGGCGGCGGTCGTGGGCGCGGCGGACGAGACGACCGGCCAGGCCATCGTCGCGTTCGTCATCCTGCGCGGCACGGCGAACGCCGAGGACGAGGGCCTGGTGGCCGACCTGCGCAACCACGTGGGCACCACGCTCGGCCCCATCGCCAAGCCGAAGCGGGTCCTGCCGGTGGCGGAGCTGCCGAAGACGCGTTCGGGCAAGATCATGCGGCGCCTCCTGCGGGACGTGGCGGAGAACCGCGAGCTGGGTGACGTCACCACCCTCACGGACTCCTCCGTGATGGAGCTGATCCAGTCCAAGCTCCCGGCCGCGCCGAGCGAGGACTGA
- the nth gene encoding endonuclease III has translation MTKKTQAAAASAKKAAKAPAKKAAEAPAKKAAEAPAKKAVPESRTALVRRARRINRELAEVYSYAHPELDFENPFELLVATVLSAQTTDLRVNQTTPRLFAKYPTPEDLAAAVPEEVEELIRPTGFFRAKTKSIMGLAKALRDDFGGEVPGRLDDLVKLPGVGRKTAFVVLGNAFGVPGLTVDTHFGRLVRRWKWTEETDPEKVEAAVASLFPKSEWTMLSHRVIFHGRRICHSRKPACGACPIAPLCPSYGEGETDPEKAKKLLKYEMGGFPGQRLKPPADYPGKPAPPLTAG, from the coding sequence GTGACGAAGAAGACGCAGGCCGCGGCCGCCTCCGCGAAGAAGGCCGCCAAAGCGCCAGCGAAGAAGGCCGCCGAAGCTCCCGCGAAGAAGGCCGCTGAGGCTCCCGCCAAGAAGGCCGTGCCCGAGTCCCGCACCGCGCTCGTCCGCCGCGCCCGGCGGATCAACCGCGAGCTCGCCGAGGTGTATTCGTACGCCCACCCCGAGCTGGACTTCGAGAACCCCTTCGAGCTGCTGGTCGCCACGGTGCTGTCCGCGCAGACCACCGACCTGAGGGTGAACCAGACGACGCCGCGTCTGTTCGCCAAGTACCCGACCCCGGAGGACCTGGCCGCGGCCGTCCCCGAGGAGGTCGAGGAGCTGATCAGGCCCACCGGGTTCTTCCGCGCCAAGACGAAGTCGATCATGGGCCTGGCGAAGGCCCTGCGGGACGACTTCGGGGGCGAGGTGCCGGGGCGCCTCGACGACCTGGTCAAGCTGCCCGGCGTGGGCCGCAAGACCGCGTTCGTCGTTTTGGGCAATGCGTTCGGCGTCCCCGGCCTCACTGTGGACACCCACTTCGGCCGACTCGTACGCCGCTGGAAGTGGACCGAGGAGACGGACCCGGAGAAGGTCGAGGCCGCCGTGGCCTCGCTCTTCCCGAAGAGCGAGTGGACGATGCTCTCGCACCGCGTCATCTTCCACGGCCGCCGCATCTGCCACTCCCGCAAGCCCGCCTGCGGCGCCTGCCCGATCGCCCCGCTCTGCCCGTCGTACGGAGAGGGCGAGACCGACCCGGAGAAGGCGAAGAAGCTCTTGAAGTACGAGATGGGCGGATTCCCCGGCCAGCGGCTCAAGCCCCCGGCGGACTACCCCGGAAAGCCCGCGCCGCCGCTGACGGCGGGGTGA
- a CDS encoding phage holin family protein: MSSPDGHVGAERSLGQLVATATGEMSALVHDEIALAKAQLRQDVKRGAIGGGAFAAAGTVLIFSLPMLSFALAYGIRTWSGWNLAVCFLLSFAANVLVAGVLALIGVVFAKKAKKGKGPQKVAASAKETAAVLGNVKPHPRAVSPAATLDVRVGETGATVARSSS; the protein is encoded by the coding sequence ATGAGTTCACCCGACGGTCACGTCGGCGCCGAGCGCAGCCTCGGCCAGCTGGTCGCCACGGCGACCGGCGAGATGTCCGCGCTGGTGCACGACGAGATCGCACTGGCCAAGGCCCAGCTGCGACAGGACGTCAAGCGCGGCGCGATCGGCGGTGGCGCGTTCGCCGCGGCCGGCACGGTCCTCATCTTCTCGCTGCCGATGCTGAGCTTCGCCCTCGCGTACGGCATCCGCACCTGGAGCGGCTGGAACCTCGCGGTCTGCTTCCTGCTGTCCTTCGCCGCCAACGTCCTGGTGGCCGGGGTGCTCGCGCTGATCGGCGTCGTCTTCGCCAAGAAGGCCAAGAAGGGCAAGGGCCCGCAGAAGGTCGCCGCTTCGGCCAAAGAGACGGCTGCCGTACTGGGAAACGTCAAACCGCATCCCCGTGCGGTGAGCCCGGCCGCCACCCTGGACGTCCGAGTCGGTGAGACGGGGGCCACTGTGGCACGCTCGTCCTCATGA
- the nhaA gene encoding Na+/H+ antiporter NhaA, with protein sequence MTAPAPRPSRKVLGRLSLPERNFVANALRTETVGGVLLLVAAVTALIWANTAGGSYESVRGFHLGPSSLGLDLSIQHWAADGLLAVFFFVAGIELKRELVAGDLRDPKAAALPVIAALCGMAAPALVYVLTNAFGGGSMAGWAVPTATDIAFALAVLAVIGTSLPSALRAFLLTLAVVDDLFAILIIAVFFTSDLNFPALGGAVLGLAVFWLLLRKRVRGWYIYVPLALAIWGLMYNSGIHATIAGVAMGLMLRCHKEDESEQHSPGEHIEHLVRPLSAGLAVPLFALFSAGVSVAGGALGDVFTQPETLGVVLGLVVGKAVGIFGGTWLAARFTKAELNDDLAWPDVFAVASLAGIGFTVSLLIGELAFTEDPLLTDEIKAAVLTGSLIAAVLSGILLKVRNAKYRKLWEDEERDEDLSGVPDIYELDDPEYHRRMAAIYEKKAAEHRRLAEVSGGEREDGNGPA encoded by the coding sequence GTGACCGCGCCCGCCCCCCGCCCCAGCCGCAAGGTTCTCGGCCGCCTCTCGCTGCCCGAGCGGAACTTCGTCGCCAACGCCCTGCGTACCGAGACGGTCGGCGGAGTCCTGCTGCTCGTCGCCGCCGTCACCGCGCTGATCTGGGCGAACACGGCCGGGGGCTCGTACGAGTCGGTTCGTGGTTTCCACCTCGGGCCCTCCTCGCTCGGACTCGACCTCTCCATCCAGCACTGGGCGGCCGACGGCCTGCTCGCCGTCTTCTTCTTCGTGGCGGGCATCGAACTCAAGCGCGAGCTGGTCGCCGGTGACCTGCGCGATCCCAAGGCCGCCGCGCTGCCCGTCATCGCCGCGCTCTGCGGCATGGCGGCGCCCGCGCTCGTCTACGTCCTGACCAACGCCTTCGGCGGCGGCTCGATGGCGGGCTGGGCCGTGCCGACCGCCACCGACATCGCCTTCGCGCTCGCGGTGCTCGCCGTCATAGGCACGTCGTTGCCGTCCGCGCTGAGGGCCTTCCTGCTCACGCTCGCGGTCGTCGACGACCTCTTCGCGATCCTGATCATCGCCGTCTTCTTCACCAGCGACCTCAACTTCCCCGCGCTCGGCGGCGCCGTCCTCGGCCTCGCCGTCTTCTGGCTGCTGCTCAGGAAGCGGGTGCGCGGCTGGTACATCTACGTGCCGCTGGCGCTCGCCATCTGGGGCCTGATGTACAACAGCGGCATCCACGCCACCATCGCGGGCGTCGCCATGGGCCTGATGCTGCGCTGCCACAAGGAGGACGAGAGCGAGCAGCACTCCCCCGGCGAGCACATCGAACATCTCGTACGCCCCCTCTCCGCGGGCCTGGCCGTGCCGCTGTTCGCCCTGTTCAGCGCCGGTGTCTCCGTCGCGGGCGGCGCGCTCGGCGACGTATTCACCCAGCCGGAGACGCTCGGCGTGGTCCTCGGTCTCGTGGTCGGCAAGGCGGTCGGCATCTTCGGCGGGACCTGGCTCGCGGCCCGCTTCACCAAGGCGGAGCTCAACGACGACCTGGCCTGGCCCGATGTCTTCGCCGTCGCGTCACTGGCCGGCATCGGCTTCACGGTGTCGCTGCTGATCGGCGAACTGGCGTTCACCGAGGACCCCCTGCTCACCGACGAGATCAAGGCCGCCGTACTCACCGGCTCGCTCATCGCGGCCGTGCTCTCCGGAATCCTGCTGAAGGTACGGAACGCCAAGTACCGCAAGCTGTGGGAGGACGAGGAGCGCGACGAGGACCTCAGCGGCGTACCGGACATCTACGAGCTGGATGACCCGGAGTACCACCGCCGAATGGCCGCCATCTACGAGAAGAAGGCCGCGGAACACCGCAGGCTTGCCGAAGTGTCGGGCGGGGAACGCGAGGATGGCAATGGTCCGGCATGA
- a CDS encoding CoA pyrophosphatase yields the protein MTHASETTNATDDDSGFKTAGKDHGNGNGNDSGSGRGEDGTSHLLSTDSLPSWLTPVARAARTVQPLQLSRFLPPESGAGRQSAVLVLFGEGERGPELLLMERAGSLRSHAGQPSFPGGSLDPEDGDPRTDGPLHAALREAEEETGLDPRGVQLFAVLPRLFIPVSDFVVTPVLGWWREPSPVGVVDPNETARVFTVPVADLTDPANRVTAIHPSGHRGPAFLVESALVWGFTAGVIDRILHFAGWERPWDRSKQVPLDWRA from the coding sequence ATGACGCACGCGAGCGAGACGACGAACGCCACGGACGACGACAGCGGGTTCAAGACTGCGGGCAAGGACCACGGCAACGGCAACGGCAATGACAGCGGCAGCGGCAGAGGCGAGGATGGCACCAGCCACCTCCTCAGCACCGACTCCCTGCCCTCCTGGCTGACTCCCGTCGCCCGCGCCGCCCGGACCGTCCAGCCGCTCCAGCTGAGCCGCTTCCTGCCCCCGGAGAGCGGCGCCGGCCGCCAGTCCGCCGTCCTCGTCCTCTTCGGAGAGGGCGAGCGTGGCCCCGAGCTGCTCCTGATGGAGCGCGCCGGCTCCCTCCGCTCCCACGCCGGGCAGCCCTCCTTCCCCGGCGGCTCCCTCGACCCCGAGGACGGCGACCCGCGCACCGACGGCCCCCTCCACGCCGCCCTGCGCGAGGCCGAGGAGGAGACGGGCCTCGACCCCCGGGGCGTCCAGCTCTTCGCCGTACTGCCGCGCCTGTTCATTCCCGTGAGCGATTTCGTCGTGACGCCCGTGCTCGGCTGGTGGCGCGAACCAAGCCCGGTCGGCGTCGTCGATCCGAACGAGACCGCCCGCGTCTTCACGGTGCCCGTGGCCGATCTCACGGACCCGGCGAACCGCGTGACGGCGATCCACCCGAGCGGTCACCGCGGGCCCGCGTTCCTCGTCGAGTCCGCTCTGGTCTGGGGTTTCACCGCGGGCGTGATCGATAGAATTCTGCACTTCGCGGGCTGGGAGCGCCCCTGGGACCGCAGTAAGCAGGTCCCGCTCGACTGGCGCGCATGA
- a CDS encoding alpha/beta hydrolase: MTDPAHQDHARTGATQYGPTLGATAHSAQPASAVRIEGPWTHRDVAANGARFHIAEMGDGPLVLLLHGFPQFWWAWRHQMVALADAGFRAVAMDLRGVGGSDRTPRGYDPANLALDITGVVRSLGEPDAALVGHDLGGYLAWTAAVMRPKLVRRLAVSSMPHPRRWRSAMLSDRKQTAAGSYVWGFQRPWLPERQLVADDGALVGRLVRDWSGPRLPEDEAVETYQRAMCIPSTAHCSIEPYRWMVRSMARPDGIQFNRRMKRPVRVPTLHLHGSLDPVMRTRSAAGSGEYVEAPYRWRLFDGLGHFPHEEDPVAFSTELVNWLKDPEPDR, translated from the coding sequence ATGACGGACCCCGCCCATCAGGACCACGCCCGCACCGGCGCCACCCAGTACGGCCCCACGCTCGGCGCCACCGCCCATTCGGCGCAACCGGCATCTGCCGTACGCATCGAAGGACCCTGGACCCACCGGGACGTGGCCGCCAACGGCGCGCGGTTCCACATCGCCGAAATGGGTGACGGGCCGCTGGTCCTGCTCCTGCACGGCTTCCCCCAGTTCTGGTGGGCGTGGCGGCACCAGATGGTGGCGCTCGCCGACGCGGGCTTCCGGGCCGTCGCGATGGACCTGCGGGGCGTGGGCGGCAGCGACCGCACCCCGCGCGGTTACGACCCGGCGAACCTCGCGCTCGACATCACCGGCGTCGTGCGCTCGCTCGGCGAGCCGGACGCCGCGCTCGTCGGGCACGATCTCGGCGGCTACCTCGCGTGGACGGCGGCCGTGATGCGCCCCAAGCTGGTGCGCCGCCTCGCGGTCTCCTCGATGCCGCATCCACGCCGCTGGCGCTCGGCCATGCTCTCCGACAGGAAGCAGACCGCCGCGGGGTCCTACGTGTGGGGCTTCCAGCGGCCGTGGCTGCCGGAGCGTCAACTGGTCGCCGACGACGGCGCCCTGGTGGGGCGTCTGGTCCGGGACTGGTCGGGGCCCCGCCTGCCGGAGGACGAGGCGGTGGAGACGTATCAGCGTGCCATGTGCATCCCGTCGACGGCGCACTGCTCGATCGAGCCGTACCGATGGATGGTGCGGTCGATGGCACGGCCCGACGGCATCCAGTTCAACCGCCGCATGAAGCGGCCGGTGCGGGTGCCGACGCTGCATCTGCACGGTTCGCTCGATCCGGTGATGCGTACGAGGAGCGCGGCGGGGTCCGGTGAGTACGTCGAAGCGCCGTACCGCTGGCGGCTGTTCGACGGGCTCGGGCACTTCCCGCACGAGGAGGACCCGGTGGCGTTCTCCACGGAGCTGGTGAACTGGCTGAAGGACCCCGAGCCCGACCGCTGA
- a CDS encoding MBL fold metallo-hydrolase, which produces MTEAAALPGQPRGGVLSGPATARAVNVLAPNPSAMTLDGTNTWIVSEPDSPLAVVVDPGPLDDAHLSRVIETAAKAGKRVALTLLTHGHPDHAEGAARFAELTRTHVRALDPALRLGEEGLAAGDVITTGGLELRVVATPGHTADSLCFHLPADRAVLTGDTILGRGTTMVAHPDGRLGDYLDSLRRLRSLAVDDGVHTVLPGHGPVLEDAQGAVEFYLAHRANRLAQVETAVENGHTEAADVVAHVYADVDRSLWPAAELSVRAQLDYLREHGLI; this is translated from the coding sequence ATGACAGAAGCCGCCGCCCTCCCGGGACAGCCCCGTGGGGGAGTACTCAGCGGTCCCGCGACCGCCCGCGCGGTCAACGTCCTGGCGCCCAACCCCTCCGCCATGACGCTGGACGGCACCAACACCTGGATCGTCTCGGAGCCGGACTCGCCCCTCGCGGTGGTCGTCGACCCGGGCCCGCTCGACGACGCCCATCTGAGCCGCGTCATCGAGACGGCCGCGAAGGCGGGCAAGCGCGTGGCCCTGACCCTGCTGACCCACGGCCACCCCGACCACGCGGAGGGCGCCGCCCGTTTCGCCGAGCTGACCCGCACTCACGTACGCGCCCTCGACCCCGCCCTGCGGCTGGGCGAGGAGGGCCTCGCGGCCGGCGACGTGATCACCACGGGCGGCCTTGAGCTGCGCGTGGTGGCCACCCCCGGCCACACCGCGGACTCGCTCTGCTTCCATCTCCCGGCCGACCGGGCCGTCCTGACGGGCGACACCATCCTCGGCCGCGGTACGACGATGGTGGCGCACCCTGACGGCCGCCTGGGCGACTATCTGGACTCCCTGCGCCGCCTGCGGTCGCTGGCGGTCGACGACGGCGTCCACACGGTTCTGCCGGGCCATGGGCCGGTCCTGGAGGACGCCCAGGGAGCCGTCGAGTTCTACCTGGCCCACCGGGCCAACCGCCTGGCCCAGGTCGAGACGGCCGTGGAGAACGGTCATACGGAGGCCGCGGACGTCGTCGCGCATGTGTACGCGGACGTGGACCGCTCCTTGTGGCCGGCCGCGGAACTGTCGGTCAGGGCGCAGCTGGACTACCTGCGCGAGCACGGCCTGATCTGA
- a CDS encoding MarP family serine protease, translating into MNVLDVLLLLAAVWFAIVGYRQGFVVGILSVIGFLGGGLVAVYLLPVIWDALTDDDAAQVSTTAAVVAVVIVIVCASIGQAFTTHLGNKLRRHITWQPARALDATGGALVNVVAMLLVAWMIGSLLARTTMPTVGKEVRNSKVLLGVSRALPTDADTWFDDFSSVLAQNGFPQVFSPFSNEPITEVQPPDPKLAKSKVATTAKRSIVKVRGEARSCGKVLEGTGFVFADRRVMTNAHVVGGVDEPTVQIGDQSQVYDAKVVLYDWERDIAVLDVPTLKAPALQFTSKDAAGGDGAIVAGFPEDGPYDVRPARVRGRISAKGPDIYHRGTVRRDVYSLYATVRQGNSGGPLLTPDGKVYGVVFAKSLDDPDTGYALTVDEVRGDIERGRTASQEVDSQGCAL; encoded by the coding sequence GTGAACGTGCTGGACGTCCTGCTGCTGCTCGCCGCGGTGTGGTTCGCGATCGTGGGCTACCGCCAGGGCTTTGTGGTCGGCATCCTCTCGGTGATCGGCTTCCTCGGCGGCGGTCTCGTCGCCGTCTACCTGCTGCCGGTCATCTGGGACGCCCTGACGGACGACGACGCGGCACAGGTGAGTACGACCGCCGCGGTGGTCGCCGTCGTCATCGTGATCGTCTGCGCCTCGATCGGCCAGGCCTTCACCACCCACCTCGGCAACAAGCTGCGCAGACACATCACCTGGCAGCCCGCCCGCGCCCTGGACGCGACGGGCGGCGCGCTGGTGAACGTGGTGGCGATGCTCCTGGTCGCCTGGATGATCGGCTCCCTCCTCGCCAGGACGACGATGCCCACGGTCGGCAAGGAGGTGCGCAACTCCAAGGTGCTCCTCGGCGTCTCGCGCGCCCTGCCGACCGATGCCGACACGTGGTTCGACGACTTCTCCTCCGTCCTCGCGCAGAACGGCTTCCCGCAGGTGTTCAGCCCGTTCTCGAACGAGCCGATCACGGAGGTCCAGCCCCCCGACCCCAAGCTGGCCAAGAGCAAGGTCGCCACGACCGCCAAGCGCTCCATCGTGAAGGTCCGCGGTGAGGCGCGCAGCTGCGGCAAGGTCCTCGAAGGCACCGGCTTCGTCTTCGCCGACCGCCGCGTGATGACGAACGCGCACGTGGTCGGCGGCGTGGACGAGCCGACCGTCCAGATAGGCGATCAGAGCCAGGTGTACGACGCGAAGGTCGTCCTCTACGACTGGGAGCGGGACATCGCCGTACTGGACGTGCCCACGCTGAAGGCGCCGGCGCTCCAGTTCACGTCCAAGGACGCGGCCGGCGGCGACGGCGCCATCGTCGCGGGCTTCCCCGAGGACGGGCCCTACGACGTCCGCCCCGCGCGCGTGCGCGGCCGCATCTCGGCCAAGGGACCCGACATCTACCACCGGGGCACCGTGCGCCGCGACGTCTACTCGCTCTACGCGACGGTCCGCCAGGGCAACTCCGGCGGCCCCCTGCTCACGCCCGACGGCAAGGTCTACGGCGTGGTCTTCGCCAAGTCCCTCGACGACCCCGACACCGGTTACGCCCTGACGGTCGACGAGGTGCGCGGGGACATCGAGCGCGGCCGCACCGCCAGCCAAGAGGTCGACAGCCAGGGCTGCGCGCTCTAG